The following proteins come from a genomic window of Malus sylvestris chromosome 4, drMalSylv7.2, whole genome shotgun sequence:
- the LOC126619153 gene encoding late embryogenesis abundant protein D-34-like yields the protein MSQEQSRRPEDQKEPVKYGDVFPGVQGAELAEKVVTPKDAAIMQAAENAVLGHTLKGGAASIMQSAATENEKAGVVGSSDVNADVVGDGVSVKEADLPGRRIISESIGGQVVGQYSQRAPLAAPNTIQPVGGSAGQITIGEALEATAMTAGQKPVEYSDAAAIQAAEVRATRRTNIVPGGVAAAAQSAATLNARATKDEEKTKLADILADATSKLPADKPATRRDAEGVTGAEMRNDPFLTTHPTGVAASVAAAARLNENNSNEGLK from the exons ATGAGCCAAGAACAGTCGCGAAGGCCTGAAGATCAGAAGGAGCCGGTGAAATATGGGGACGTGTTTCCCGGCGTTCAGGGAGCTGAGCTGGCGGAGAAGGTGGTGACGCCCAAGGACGCTGCCATAATGCAGGCGGCGGAAAATGCTGTGCTGGGGCATACCCTCAAGGGTGGTGCTGCCTCAATCATGCAGTCCGCCGCCACGGAGAATGAGAAGGCGGGTGTTGTGGGTTCAAGTGACGTGAATGCGGATGTTGTGGGAGACGGGGTTAGCGTTAAGGAGGCTGATCTTCCGGGACGCCGTATAATATCAGAGTCGATCGGTGGGCAG GTTGTGGGGCAATACAGCCAGCGAGCTCCTTTGGCAGCACCAAACACTATTCAACCAGTCGGTGGCTCTGCCGGTCAAATCACCATTGGTGAGGCCCTCGAGGCCACGGCTATGACAGCCGGACAGAAGCCGGTGGAGTATAGCGATGCAGCCGCAATTCAGGCGGCAGAGGTTAGAGCAACCCGCCGTACCAACATAGTACCCGGTGGTGTGGCAGCAGCCGCTCAGTCGGCCGCAACCCTCAATGCTCGGGCTACAAAGGACGAGGAGAAGACTAAACTGGCCGACATTCTTGCG GATGCAACTTCAAAGTTACCGGCAGACAAACCGGCAACACGTCGTGATGCTGAGGGAGTGACGGGAGCGGAAATGCGAAACGATCCATTCCTGACTACGCACCCGACTGGAGTGGCGGCTTCGGTGGCGGCAGCTGCTAGGCTGAACGAGAATAACAGCAACGAAGGGCTAAAATAG
- the LOC126620171 gene encoding uncharacterized protein LOC126620171 produces the protein MEAERKLSADAEAIFREGIGLVLSRWSALQLAVDNEWGGRGSRQKAEQLAADAFSWFTQSAEILYIDDLEDILNEAMISLNTMTEDGSIEEVAEKLMFMYEDCLTGNFNSVESLREGNHRRVAVPHVRQDNEDDDDDDDNDDEENDGSSSMMVDTPESQPNLNPADATSSKPTPKPAAKAEDGWEVVGPRRNRGKRN, from the exons ATGGAAGCTGAGAGAAAGCTGTCGGCAGATGCGGAGGCGATATTCAGAGAAGGCATCGGTCTGGTTCTGTCCCGGTGGTCGGCGCTCCAGTTGGCCGTCGACAACGAGTGGGGCGGCCGTGGCTCGCGCCAAAAAGCCGAGCAACTCGCCGCCGATGCCTTCTCGTGGTTCACTCAGTCTGCAG AGATTCTGTACATTGATGATTTGGAAGATATTCTCAATGAAGCTATGATTTCTCTCAATACAATGACAGAGGATGGCAGCATTGAGGAG GTGGCTGAAAAgttaatgtttatgtatgaagaCTGTTTGACTGGCAATTTCAATTCCGTTGAAAGTCTGAGAGAAGGCAATCATCGAAGAGTTGCCGTTCCTCATGTTAGACAA GacaatgaagatgatgatgacgacGACGACAATGACGACGAGGAAAATGATGGTTCATCTAGCATGATGGTGGACACACCAGAGTCCCAGCCAAATTTGAATCCAGCAGACGCGACGAGCAGTAAACCAACTCCCAAGCCAGCAGCTAAAGCAGAAGATGGATGGGAAGTAGTTGGACCAAGACGTAATCGGGGTAAAAGGAATTAG
- the LOC126618912 gene encoding serine/threonine-protein kinase EDR1-like isoform X1, protein MKHIFKKLHIGSNHDPTRSNEAAAASPSTVASPSLGSDHHTVSDQTSGNAPASPSSSSPTPVGTLPAGGGGSVESTMTVNRPDYMMSEEEFQVQLALAISASNSDYRDDPEKDQIRAAMLLSLGRNRIESSRDKVEAAAETLSRHYWEFNALDYEEKVVDGFYDVYGLSPDSAIQGKMPSLTNLEANLGSSGFEVSVVNRKVDPVLEELVQIAQCIALDCPVTNVGVLVQRLAELVSERMGGPVKDANVVLARWMERSTELRTSMQTSVLPIGSITIGLSRHRALLFKVLADNIEMPCRLLKGVHYTGAEDGAVNVIKLEDDREFLVDLMADPGTLVPTDIQSSKDTTFKPYNPNLNKLPTLHSYVDTDIAYPGPKPLHGEGSSQNSALESSSGLERRPSSGKGESFPTFSGASSDSGVGSSGIPNRTTQLDQLSSSAFENSKYNRGNRGAHAGDGGMRMNVNVVPYTQNNSEDPKNLFADLNPFQIKGPGKASMYNKPVENKVEELQKKQNNLASGRPPASLMWKNKYAFNEVPKRKEYDGIFPKINREPNGYNSSSSASTSSIVAEQINPGGFGSTGRSNMFDRDGDAKSFKGEQPRAPNYLQNNTVDATYQNNEIGSHDPRKFTHDRFMESNLKLKDPESCNSSFDSISSRVEYHSSSSFEDVDVGECEIPWEDLVIGERIGLGSYGEVYHADWHGTEVAVKKFLDQDFSGAALAEFKREVRIMRRLRHPNVVLFMGAVTRPPNLSIITEFLPRGSLYRIIHRPHCQIDEKRRIKMALDVARGMNCLHASTPTIVHRDLKSPNLLVDKNWNVKVGDFGLSRLKHNTFLSSKSTAGTPEWMSPEVLRNENSNEKCDVFSFGVILWELATLKLPWSGMNPMQVVGAVGFQNRRLEIPKELDPLVARIIWECWQTEPNLRPSFSELTVALKPLQRLVIPSNLDHPSSPLRQEISVNYTP, encoded by the exons ATGAAGCACATTTTCAAGAAGCTTCACATAGGAAGCAACCACGACCCGACCCGATCGAACGAGGCCGCGGCGGCTTCCCCATCCACCGTGGCCTCGCCCTCGCTCGGTTCCGATCACCATACGGTGTCCGATCAGACGTCAGGGAACGCTCCGGCGAGTCCTTCGTCGTCTTCGCCGACGCCGGTGGGGACCTTGCCGGCTGGGGGAGGTGGCTCTGTGGAGTCGACGATGACTGTGAACCGACCGGACTATATGATGTCGGAAGAGGAGTTTCAAGTCCAGCTTGCTTTAGCGATCAGCGCTTCGAATTCGGACTATCGGGATGATCCGGAGAAGGATCAGATCCGGGCGGCGATGCTGCTGAGCTTGGGCCGCAATCGGATCGAGTCTTCGAGAGATAAGGTCGAGGCGGCGGCGGAGACTTTGTCGCGGCACTATTgg GAGTTCAATGCGCTAGACTATGAGGAGAAAGTGGTTGATGGATTTTATGATGTATATGGACTTTCCCCAGATTCAGCAATTCAAGGAAAAATGCCATCTCTCACAAATCTTGAAGCAAACCTTGGGAGTTCTGGATTTGAAGTTTCAGTAGTAAATCGAAAAGTTGATCCTGTCTTGGAAGAGTTGGTGCAAATTGCACAGTGTATTGCTTTAGATTGTCCTGTCACCAATGTTGGTGTTTTAGTTCAGAGGCTTGCTGAACTCGTTAGCGAACGTATGGGTGGGCCTGTAAAGGATGCAAATGTTGTATTAGCGAGATGGATGGAAAGAAGCACAGAATTGAGGACATCAATGCAAACTAGTGTACTGCCTATTGGATCCATTACTATTGGTCTCTCCCGACATCGGGCTTTGCTTTTCAAG GTACTAGCTGACAATATCGAGATGCCCTGTAGACTGCTTAAGGGAGTTCATTACACTGGTGCTGAGGACGGTGCAGTTAATGTAATAAAGTTGGAGGATGACAG GGAGTTTTTGGTGGATCTGATGGCTGATCCTGGAACACTCGTGCCAACTGACATCCAAAGTTCAAAGGACACTACCTTTAAGCCATATAATCCAAACTTGAACAAACTTCCTACTTTACATTCTTATGTCGACACAGATATCGCTTACCCAGGACCAAAGCCATTACATGGAGAGGGAAGCAGCCAAAACTCTGCACTTGAAAGTAGTTCAGGTCTGGAGAGAAGACCAAGTTCAGGGAAAGGAGAATCATTTCCAACATTCTCAGGTGCAAGTAGTGACAGTGGAGTTGGTTCTTCTGGAATACCGAATAGAACAACTCAGTTAGATCAGCTTTCCTCATCAGCCTTCGAAAATTCAAAGTACAACAGAGGGAATCGTGGGGCTCATGCAGGTGATGGTGGTATGAGGATGAATGTAAATGTAGTTCCATATACTCAAAACAACTCTGAGGACCCAAAGAACCTTTTTGCTGATCTTAACCCATTCCAAATAAAAGGACCCGGGAAAGCTTCTATGTATAACAAACCGGTGGAGAATAAAGTTGAAGAGCTtcagaaaaaacaaaataatcttGCTTCTGGTCGACCTCCTGCATCATTGATGTGGAAAAATAAATATGCTTTCAATGAAGTCCCTAAAAGAAAGGAGTATGATGGCATCTTCCCAAAAATAAATCGTGAGCCTAATGGTTACAATTCATCATCTTCAGCTTCGACCAGCTCTATTGTTGCTGAACAGATCAATCCTGGTGGTTTCGGATCAACTGGTCGTTCAAATATGTTTGATAGAGATGGCGATGCCAAAAGTTTTAAGGGGGAACAACCCAGGGCTCCGAACTATTTACAGAACAACACAGTAGATGCTACATATCAGAACAATGAAATTGGTTCCCATGATCCTAGAAAGTTCACGCATGACAGATTTATGGAATCCAATTTGAAACTGAAGGATCCAGAAAGTTGTAACTCGTCATTTGATTCCATTTCAAGCAGGGTTGAATATCATTCTAGCTCATCATTTGAGGATGTCGACGTAGGTGAATGTGAAATTCCATGGGAAGACCTGGTTATTGGAGAAAGGATTGGACTAG GTTCATATGGAGAGGTATACCATGCTGATTGGCATGGCACG GAAGTTGCTGTGAAGAAGTTCCTAGATCAGGACTTCTCGGGTGCTGCTTTGGCTGAGTTCAAAAGAGAA GTACGAATAATGCGGAGATTGCGTCATCCAAACGTTGTGCTTTTCATGGGGGCTGTTACACGTCCTCCAAACCTCTCTATCATTACAGAGTTCCTTCCAAG GGGAAGTCTATATCGGATTATCCATCGTCCTCATTGTCAAATTGATGAGAAACGTAGAATAAAGATGGCTCTTGATGTG GCAAGGGGTATGAATTGCTTGCATGCCAGTACACCGACGATTGTCCACCgggatttgaagtctccaaatCTGCTGGTTGATAAGAACTGGAATGTGAAG GTTGGTGATTTTGGATTGTCGCGCTTGAAACACAACACTTTCTTGTCGTCCAAATCAACTGCTGGAACG CCTGAGTGGATGTCACCTGAAGTTCTCCGCAACGAAAACTCAAATGAAAA GTGCGACGTATTTAGCTTTGGAGTCATTTTGTGGGAGCTTGCAACTCTAAAATTGCCTTGGAGTGGCATGAACCCAATGCAAGTCGTCGGTGCAGTGGGTTTCCAGAATCGTCGCCTTGAGATCCCCAAGGAACTTGATCCCCTTGTTGCAAGGATAATTTGGGAATGTTGGCAGAC CGAACCAAACTTGCGCCCCTCATTCTCAGAGCTCACGGTAGCTCTCAAGCCCTTGCAGCGGCTTGTCATTCCATCGAATCTGGACCACCCGAGCTCACCTCTCCGACAAGAAATCTCAGTAAATTATACACCTTGA
- the LOC126618912 gene encoding serine/threonine-protein kinase EDR1-like isoform X3, with protein sequence MKHIFKKLHIGSNHDPTRSNEAAAASPSTVASPSLGSDHHTVSDQTSGNAPASPSSSSPTPVGTLPAGGGGSVESTMTVNRPDYMMSEEEFQVQLALAISASNSDYRDDPEKDQIRAAMLLSLGRNRIESSRDKVEAAAETLSRHYWEFNALDYEEKVVDGFYDVYGLSPDSAIQGKMPSLTNLEANLGSSGFEVSVVNRKVDPVLEELVQIAQCIALDCPVTNVGVLVQRLAELVSERMGGPVKDANVVLARWMERSTELRTSMQTSVLPIGSITIGLSRHRALLFKVLADNIEMPCRLLKGVHYTGAEDGAVNVIKLEDDREFLVDLMADPGTLVPTDIQSSKDTTFKPYNPNLNKLPTLHSYVDTDIAYPGPKPLHGEGSSQNSALESSSGLERRPSSGKGESFPTFSGASSDSGVGSSGIPNRTTQLDQLSSSAFENSKYNRGNRGAHAGDGGMRMNVNVVPYTQNNSEDPKNLFADLNPFQIKGPGKASMYNKPVENKVEELQKKQNNLASGRPPASLMWKNKYAFNEVPKRKEYDGIFPKINREPNGYNSSSSASTSSIVAEQINPGGFGSTGRSNMFDRDGDAKSFKGEQPRAPNYLQNNTVDATYQNNEIGSHDPRKFTHDRFMESNLKLKDPESCNSSFDSISSRVEYHSSSSFEDVDVGECEIPWEDLVIGERIGLGSYGEVYHADWHGTEVAVKKFLDQDFSGAALAEFKREVRIMRRLRHPNVVLFMGAVTRPPNLSIITEFLPRGSLYRIIHRPHCQIDEKRRIKMALDVARGMNCLHASTPTIVHRDLKSPNLLVDKNWNVKVGDFGLSRLKHNTFLSSKSTAGTVRICDNC encoded by the exons ATGAAGCACATTTTCAAGAAGCTTCACATAGGAAGCAACCACGACCCGACCCGATCGAACGAGGCCGCGGCGGCTTCCCCATCCACCGTGGCCTCGCCCTCGCTCGGTTCCGATCACCATACGGTGTCCGATCAGACGTCAGGGAACGCTCCGGCGAGTCCTTCGTCGTCTTCGCCGACGCCGGTGGGGACCTTGCCGGCTGGGGGAGGTGGCTCTGTGGAGTCGACGATGACTGTGAACCGACCGGACTATATGATGTCGGAAGAGGAGTTTCAAGTCCAGCTTGCTTTAGCGATCAGCGCTTCGAATTCGGACTATCGGGATGATCCGGAGAAGGATCAGATCCGGGCGGCGATGCTGCTGAGCTTGGGCCGCAATCGGATCGAGTCTTCGAGAGATAAGGTCGAGGCGGCGGCGGAGACTTTGTCGCGGCACTATTgg GAGTTCAATGCGCTAGACTATGAGGAGAAAGTGGTTGATGGATTTTATGATGTATATGGACTTTCCCCAGATTCAGCAATTCAAGGAAAAATGCCATCTCTCACAAATCTTGAAGCAAACCTTGGGAGTTCTGGATTTGAAGTTTCAGTAGTAAATCGAAAAGTTGATCCTGTCTTGGAAGAGTTGGTGCAAATTGCACAGTGTATTGCTTTAGATTGTCCTGTCACCAATGTTGGTGTTTTAGTTCAGAGGCTTGCTGAACTCGTTAGCGAACGTATGGGTGGGCCTGTAAAGGATGCAAATGTTGTATTAGCGAGATGGATGGAAAGAAGCACAGAATTGAGGACATCAATGCAAACTAGTGTACTGCCTATTGGATCCATTACTATTGGTCTCTCCCGACATCGGGCTTTGCTTTTCAAG GTACTAGCTGACAATATCGAGATGCCCTGTAGACTGCTTAAGGGAGTTCATTACACTGGTGCTGAGGACGGTGCAGTTAATGTAATAAAGTTGGAGGATGACAG GGAGTTTTTGGTGGATCTGATGGCTGATCCTGGAACACTCGTGCCAACTGACATCCAAAGTTCAAAGGACACTACCTTTAAGCCATATAATCCAAACTTGAACAAACTTCCTACTTTACATTCTTATGTCGACACAGATATCGCTTACCCAGGACCAAAGCCATTACATGGAGAGGGAAGCAGCCAAAACTCTGCACTTGAAAGTAGTTCAGGTCTGGAGAGAAGACCAAGTTCAGGGAAAGGAGAATCATTTCCAACATTCTCAGGTGCAAGTAGTGACAGTGGAGTTGGTTCTTCTGGAATACCGAATAGAACAACTCAGTTAGATCAGCTTTCCTCATCAGCCTTCGAAAATTCAAAGTACAACAGAGGGAATCGTGGGGCTCATGCAGGTGATGGTGGTATGAGGATGAATGTAAATGTAGTTCCATATACTCAAAACAACTCTGAGGACCCAAAGAACCTTTTTGCTGATCTTAACCCATTCCAAATAAAAGGACCCGGGAAAGCTTCTATGTATAACAAACCGGTGGAGAATAAAGTTGAAGAGCTtcagaaaaaacaaaataatcttGCTTCTGGTCGACCTCCTGCATCATTGATGTGGAAAAATAAATATGCTTTCAATGAAGTCCCTAAAAGAAAGGAGTATGATGGCATCTTCCCAAAAATAAATCGTGAGCCTAATGGTTACAATTCATCATCTTCAGCTTCGACCAGCTCTATTGTTGCTGAACAGATCAATCCTGGTGGTTTCGGATCAACTGGTCGTTCAAATATGTTTGATAGAGATGGCGATGCCAAAAGTTTTAAGGGGGAACAACCCAGGGCTCCGAACTATTTACAGAACAACACAGTAGATGCTACATATCAGAACAATGAAATTGGTTCCCATGATCCTAGAAAGTTCACGCATGACAGATTTATGGAATCCAATTTGAAACTGAAGGATCCAGAAAGTTGTAACTCGTCATTTGATTCCATTTCAAGCAGGGTTGAATATCATTCTAGCTCATCATTTGAGGATGTCGACGTAGGTGAATGTGAAATTCCATGGGAAGACCTGGTTATTGGAGAAAGGATTGGACTAG GTTCATATGGAGAGGTATACCATGCTGATTGGCATGGCACG GAAGTTGCTGTGAAGAAGTTCCTAGATCAGGACTTCTCGGGTGCTGCTTTGGCTGAGTTCAAAAGAGAA GTACGAATAATGCGGAGATTGCGTCATCCAAACGTTGTGCTTTTCATGGGGGCTGTTACACGTCCTCCAAACCTCTCTATCATTACAGAGTTCCTTCCAAG GGGAAGTCTATATCGGATTATCCATCGTCCTCATTGTCAAATTGATGAGAAACGTAGAATAAAGATGGCTCTTGATGTG GCAAGGGGTATGAATTGCTTGCATGCCAGTACACCGACGATTGTCCACCgggatttgaagtctccaaatCTGCTGGTTGATAAGAACTGGAATGTGAAG
- the LOC126618913 gene encoding uncharacterized protein LOC126618913 gives MDSKLITLRPFKLSDADDLMSYAGDDQVTRSLRWKTLTTKDEALTFIKDVCIPHPWRRSICIDDRSIGFVTVFPGSSDDRHKADLGYAIAAKYWGQGITTKAVEVAISQVFKDSPSLVRLQAFADVENKASQRVLEKAGFQKEGVLRRYGYLKGNIKDLVIYSLLSTD, from the coding sequence ATGGACTCAAAATTGATCACTCTCCGGCCATTCAAGCTATCCGATGCCGATGATCTCATGTCATACGCCGGAGATGATCAAGTGACGCGATCCCTCCGATGGAAGACTTTGACAACCAAAGACGAAGCGTTGACTTTCATCAAGGATGTGTGCATCCCCCACCCATGGCGCCGGTCAATATGCATCGACGACCGTTCGATCGGATTCGTAACCGTCTTTCCAGGATCAAGTGATGACAGGCATAAGGCAGATTTAGGGTATGCCATAGCTGCAAAGTATTGGGGCCAAGGGATAACCACCAAAGCAGTTGAGGTTGCCATCTCTCAAGTTTTCAAGGACTCCCCTAGTTTGGTCAGGTTGCAAGCTTTCGCTGACGTGGAGAACAAGGCATCTCAGAGGGTTTTGGAGAAAGCGGGGTTCCAGAAGGAGGGTGTGTTGAGGAGATATGGATATCTCAAGGGAAATATAAAAGATTTGGTAATTTATAGTTTGCTATCAACAGATTAA